One genomic region from Fusobacterium sp. DD2 encodes:
- the prfA gene encoding peptide chain release factor 1: protein MFAKLEEVVKKYEELNQTLGSPEILNDPNKMMECNKALSEITPIVEKYKEYKALYEDLQFIKENIKQEKDPDMREMMNEEQRELEEQLPKYEDELKILLLPKDENDDKNVIVEIRGGAGGDEAALFAGDLFRMYCRYAERKKWKVEIIEKQEIGIGGIKEAVFSIHGFGAYSKLKFESGVHRVQRVPETESAGRVHTSTATVAVLPEVEDIKEVKIDPKDLKIDTYRSGGAGGQHVNMTDSAVRITHLPTGIVVQCQDERSQLKNREKAMKHLVAKLYEMECEKQRSEVESERKLQVGTGDRSEKIRTYNFPQGRITDHRIKFTVYQLEAFLDGDLDEMIDALITFNQAEMLASSTEE from the coding sequence GTGTTCGCTAAGTTAGAAGAAGTTGTAAAAAAATATGAAGAACTTAATCAGACATTGGGATCGCCAGAAATATTAAATGACCCAAATAAAATGATGGAATGTAATAAAGCATTATCAGAGATAACTCCTATAGTTGAGAAATACAAGGAATATAAAGCTCTTTATGAGGATCTACAATTTATAAAAGAGAATATAAAACAGGAAAAAGATCCTGATATGAGAGAAATGATGAATGAGGAACAAAGAGAGTTAGAAGAACAACTACCTAAATATGAGGATGAGTTAAAGATACTTCTACTTCCAAAAGATGAAAATGACGACAAAAACGTTATTGTTGAAATAAGAGGTGGAGCAGGAGGAGACGAAGCTGCTCTATTTGCTGGAGACCTTTTCAGAATGTACTGTAGATATGCAGAAAGAAAGAAATGGAAAGTAGAAATTATTGAAAAACAAGAGATTGGAATAGGTGGAATAAAAGAGGCTGTATTCAGTATTCACGGTTTCGGAGCTTATTCAAAATTAAAATTTGAATCTGGAGTACACAGAGTACAAAGAGTTCCAGAAACAGAATCAGCAGGAAGAGTTCATACTTCAACAGCAACAGTAGCTGTACTTCCTGAAGTTGAAGATATTAAAGAAGTAAAAATTGATCCTAAAGATTTGAAAATAGATACATATAGATCAGGTGGAGCAGGAGGTCAGCACGTTAACATGACTGACTCAGCAGTAAGAATTACTCACTTACCAACTGGTATAGTTGTACAATGTCAAGATGAAAGATCACAATTAAAAAATAGAGAAAAAGCTATGAAACACTTAGTTGCTAAATTATATGAGATGGAATGTGAAAAGCAAAGAAGTGAAGTAGAAAGTGAAAGAAAACTTCAAGTCGGAACAGGGGACAGATCTGAAAAAATAAGAACATACAACTTCCCACAAGGAAGAATAACAGACCACAGAATCAAGTTCACAGTATATCAATTAGAAGCTTTCTTAGATGGGGATTTGGATGAGATGATAGATGCATTGATTACATTTAACCAAGCTGAGATGTTAGCTAGCTCAACAGAAGAGTAA
- the prmC gene encoding peptide chain release factor N(5)-glutamine methyltransferase, translated as MRLLDILKFSEEYLQKYSFSKPRLESEKLIASVLKVDKISLYVHFDRTLNEEEKALIKSYLKEMATRHIGFEELNKEKGDAGLDLKDYRKENMFIFEKSVEYLEKYGVPNPKIDTEYIFAHVLNTSRNILTLTFNRKIEEEQLNEIKNLLRARGKERRPLQYLLGEWEFYGYPFKVDERVLIPRPDTEILVEQCKFLMADVERPKICDIGTGSGAIAITLGKELPNAQVLGIDISDGALEVANTNRDLNKAENVKFIKSDVFEILKEAKYKSAKFDLIVSNPPYIPIEEYKTLMPEVLKYEPKNALTDNEDGYNFYERISKEAGEYLTEKGYLAFEVGYNQAEKVSEIMRKNSFDVISVVKDYGDVERVVIGKKREEI; from the coding sequence ATGAGATTACTAGATATATTAAAATTTTCAGAAGAGTATTTGCAAAAATACTCTTTTTCAAAACCCAGACTTGAAAGTGAAAAATTGATAGCAAGTGTATTGAAAGTTGATAAGATAAGCCTATATGTTCATTTTGACAGAACTCTAAATGAAGAGGAAAAAGCTCTTATAAAATCATATTTAAAAGAGATGGCAACAAGACATATTGGATTTGAAGAATTGAACAAAGAAAAAGGAGATGCTGGACTGGATTTGAAGGATTATAGAAAAGAGAATATGTTTATTTTTGAAAAGTCAGTTGAGTATCTTGAAAAATATGGAGTTCCAAATCCTAAAATAGATACAGAGTATATTTTTGCTCATGTACTTAATACCAGTAGAAATATTCTTACACTTACTTTTAATAGAAAAATAGAAGAAGAACAGTTAAATGAGATAAAAAATCTTCTAAGAGCCAGAGGGAAAGAGAGAAGACCTCTGCAATATCTTTTAGGAGAATGGGAATTTTATGGATATCCATTTAAAGTGGATGAAAGAGTATTAATACCAAGACCTGATACAGAGATACTTGTTGAGCAATGCAAGTTTCTTATGGCAGATGTAGAGAGACCTAAAATCTGTGATATTGGAACTGGAAGTGGAGCTATTGCAATAACATTGGGAAAAGAGCTTCCAAATGCACAGGTTCTTGGAATAGATATAAGTGACGGAGCTCTTGAGGTAGCAAATACCAATAGAGATTTAAATAAAGCTGAAAATGTAAAATTTATAAAATCAGATGTTTTTGAGATTTTAAAAGAGGCTAAATATAAGAGTGCAAAATTTGACCTTATTGTATCTAATCCTCCATATATACCTATTGAAGAGTATAAGACATTGATGCCTGAAGTATTAAAATACGAACCTAAAAATGCATTAACTGACAATGAAGATGGGTATAATTTCTATGAGAGAATCTCAAAAGAAGCAGGAGAATATCTAACTGAAAAGGGATATCTTGCTTTTGAAGTAGGGTATAATCAGGCTGAAAAAGTAAGTGAAATAATGAGAAAAAACTCTTTTGATGTTATCTCAGTAGTAAAAGACTATGGAGATGTTGAAAGAGTAGTTATAGGAAAGAAAAGAGAGGAAATATAA
- the queA gene encoding tRNA preQ1(34) S-adenosylmethionine ribosyltransferase-isomerase QueA, which yields MSTKLHDYDYYLPQELIGQSPREPRDHARLMLVNRKDHTVEHKHFYDIIDYLEKGDILVRNSTKVIPARLFGHKETGGVLEILLIKRIDLDTWECLLKPAKKLKLGQKLYVGTNKELVAELIEIKDDGNRILKFSYEGAFEEVLDKLGSMPLPPYIVEKLKDKDRYQTVYAQRGESVAAPTAGLHFTKELLERIEKKGIQIVDIFLEVGLGTFRPVQTEDVLQHKMHEESFEIPQEAADIINKAKAEGRRIISVGTTSTRALESSVDENGKVIAQKNSTEIFIYPGYKFKVVDALITNFHLPKSTLLMLVSAFSSREFMLDVYRTAVEEKYHFFSFGDAMFIY from the coding sequence ATGTCAACTAAACTACATGATTATGACTATTATTTACCCCAGGAGCTTATAGGACAAAGTCCTAGAGAACCTAGAGACCATGCAAGACTTATGTTGGTCAATAGAAAAGACCACACAGTGGAACATAAACATTTTTACGATATAATAGATTATTTAGAAAAAGGAGATATCTTAGTTAGAAACTCTACTAAGGTAATTCCAGCTAGATTATTTGGACATAAGGAAACAGGAGGGGTTTTAGAGATTCTTTTGATTAAAAGAATAGACCTTGATACCTGGGAATGTCTGTTAAAACCAGCCAAAAAATTGAAACTTGGACAAAAATTATATGTTGGAACAAATAAAGAGCTTGTAGCAGAGCTTATAGAAATCAAAGATGATGGAAATAGAATTTTAAAATTCAGTTATGAAGGAGCATTTGAAGAGGTGTTAGATAAGTTAGGGAGCATGCCTCTACCTCCTTATATAGTTGAAAAACTTAAAGATAAGGACAGATATCAGACTGTCTATGCTCAAAGAGGTGAATCAGTTGCAGCACCTACTGCAGGACTTCACTTTACAAAAGAGCTTTTAGAAAGAATAGAGAAAAAAGGAATTCAAATTGTTGATATATTCCTGGAAGTAGGACTTGGAACATTCAGACCTGTACAAACTGAAGATGTATTACAGCATAAGATGCACGAAGAAAGTTTTGAGATACCACAGGAAGCAGCTGATATTATAAATAAGGCAAAAGCTGAAGGAAGAAGAATTATATCAGTTGGAACTACAAGTACAAGAGCATTAGAGTCATCAGTAGATGAAAATGGAAAGGTAATTGCTCAGAAAAACAGTACTGAGATATTTATCTATCCAGGATATAAATTTAAAGTTGTAGATGCTTTAATTACAAACTTCCATCTACCAAAATCAACACTTTTAATGCTTGTATCAGCTTTTTCAAGTAGAGAATTCATGTTGGATGTATATAGAACTGCAGTTGAAGAAAAATACCATTTTTTCAGTTTTGGAGATGCTATGTTCATCTATTAA
- the rsmD gene encoding 16S rRNA (guanine(966)-N(2))-methyltransferase RsmD, with translation MRIIAGDAKNKKLKTRKGTDTRPTLGSMKESLFSIIAPYVEGARFLDLFSGSGSISLEALSRGAAKAIMIEKDNEALRYIIENVNTLGYEDRCRAYKNDVFRAIEILARKGEKFDIIFMDPPYKDSVCTRVLKAIQKNGILADDGLVICEHHLFEDMEDTVGEFKKADERKYGKKCITFYTR, from the coding sequence ATGAGAATAATTGCAGGAGATGCAAAAAATAAAAAATTAAAAACTAGAAAGGGAACAGACACTAGACCTACACTTGGTAGTATGAAAGAATCACTGTTTTCAATAATAGCTCCATATGTGGAAGGAGCAAGATTTTTGGACCTTTTCAGTGGAAGTGGAAGTATTTCTCTTGAGGCACTTAGCAGAGGAGCTGCAAAGGCGATAATGATAGAGAAAGACAATGAAGCTTTGAGATATATAATAGAGAATGTTAATACTTTAGGGTATGAAGATAGATGCAGAGCATATAAAAATGATGTTTTTAGAGCAATAGAGATTTTAGCCAGAAAAGGTGAAAAATTTGATATTATTTTTATGGATCCACCATATAAGGATTCTGTATGTACCAGAGTGTTGAAAGCAATACAAAAAAATGGTATATTAGCAGATGATGGGTTAGTTATTTGTGAGCACCATCTTTTTGAAGATATGGAAGACACAGTTGGAGAATTTAAAAAAGCAGATGAAAGGAAATATGGTAAAAAATGTATTACATTTTATACTAGATAA
- the xseB gene encoding exodeoxyribonuclease VII small subunit, with protein MKSTGSFEENLKSVDEIIRQMENGELSLDDSIKAYEKAMKLLKASSDLLNQAEGKVLKVIEKNNGDIEVEEV; from the coding sequence ATGAAGAGTACAGGTAGTTTTGAGGAAAATCTTAAATCTGTAGATGAAATTATAAGACAGATGGAAAATGGAGAGTTATCACTTGATGATTCAATTAAAGCTTATGAAAAGGCTATGAAATTATTAAAAGCTTCTTCAGACCTTTTAAATCAGGCAGAGGGAAAAGTTCTTAAAGTTATTGAAAAAAATAATGGTGATATTGAGGTTGAGGAGGTTTAA
- a CDS encoding polyprenyl synthetase family protein — MSFKDNLLQGKNLVETGIEKYLNELDYPQVIAEGMKYAVLNGGKRLRPILLFMTLDILNCDEKKGIPTASAIEMIHSYSLVHDDLPALDNDDYRRGKLTTHKKFGEAEGILIGDALLTHAFYILTDKNIDLPAEKIVKIVRLTSEYAGINGMIGGQMVDIASEGKKIDMETLKYMHTHKTGKLLRLPVECACIIGNASADEKETLLRYSELVGLAFQIKDDILDIEGDFETIGKPVGSDIEHEKSTYPSIIGLEESKRLLHATVKEAEEILTKQFGKEKSAMLIELAEYIENRNK, encoded by the coding sequence ATGTCATTTAAAGATAATCTGTTACAGGGAAAAAATCTTGTTGAAACTGGAATAGAAAAATATTTAAATGAACTTGATTATCCTCAGGTAATTGCAGAGGGAATGAAATATGCAGTTTTAAACGGAGGTAAGAGATTAAGACCTATACTTCTATTTATGACTTTGGATATTTTAAATTGTGATGAAAAAAAAGGTATTCCAACAGCTTCTGCAATTGAGATGATTCACTCATATTCATTAGTACATGATGATTTACCAGCACTTGACAATGATGATTACAGAAGAGGAAAACTTACTACACATAAGAAATTTGGAGAGGCAGAGGGAATACTGATTGGAGATGCTCTTCTGACTCATGCTTTTTATATACTTACTGATAAGAACATAGATTTACCAGCAGAAAAGATAGTTAAGATAGTTAGACTTACTTCTGAATATGCTGGAATCAATGGGATGATTGGTGGTCAGATGGTGGATATTGCCAGTGAAGGTAAAAAAATAGATATGGAAACTTTGAAATATATGCATACTCATAAGACAGGAAAACTTTTAAGACTTCCTGTAGAATGTGCATGTATTATTGGAAATGCAAGTGCTGATGAGAAAGAAACACTTCTTAGATATTCAGAACTTGTAGGTCTTGCTTTCCAAATAAAAGATGACATCCTTGATATAGAGGGTGATTTTGAGACTATAGGAAAACCTGTTGGAAGTGATATAGAGCATGAAAAATCAACATATCCTTCAATTATAGGTCTTGAAGAGAGCAAGAGGCTTCTTCATGCAACTGTTAAAGAAGCTGAAGAGATTCTTACAAAGCAGTTTGGAAAAGAAAAAAGTGCAATGCTTATAGAGCTTGCTGAATATATAGAAAATAGAAATAAATAA
- a CDS encoding DUF975 family protein — MKEKIVVRDLKAASRSLLKGNWKKGVIINLIFFGILFGTGILRGIVEFGADAISDADAIVYPLVVSIVVGFIAAGIYNGAILGWTASFYRYVNGESELSYRNYKEFIADRFQKSFFYGVAYSFFIAMWTFGFYIVGIICMILISKTDSDILALLLLIVGSIAFVCGVFICIVKYIEYSMARYLIIDRPDIRVREALKEIKETLNTPSDKSSVDIDAFVTGVEIK; from the coding sequence ATGAAAGAAAAAATAGTTGTTAGAGATCTTAAAGCTGCATCACGTTCACTTTTGAAAGGAAACTGGAAAAAGGGAGTGATAATTAATCTTATATTTTTTGGAATTCTTTTTGGAACTGGAATATTAAGAGGAATAGTTGAGTTTGGAGCTGATGCTATAAGCGATGCTGATGCCATTGTTTATCCACTTGTAGTCAGTATTGTAGTTGGATTTATTGCTGCGGGAATATACAATGGAGCAATACTTGGTTGGACAGCTTCTTTTTACAGATATGTAAATGGGGAGTCAGAGCTTTCTTATAGGAATTATAAAGAGTTCATTGCAGATAGATTTCAAAAATCATTTTTTTATGGTGTTGCATATTCATTCTTTATTGCAATGTGGACATTTGGATTTTATATTGTAGGAATTATCTGTATGATTTTAATCAGTAAAACTGATTCAGATATTCTGGCACTTTTATTGTTAATTGTTGGAAGTATAGCTTTTGTTTGTGGAGTATTTATATGTATAGTAAAATATATTGAATACTCAATGGCGAGATACCTTATAATTGATAGACCTGATATAAGAGTAAGAGAAGCATTAAAAGAGATTAAGGAAACTTTAAACACTCCATCTGATAAATCGTCAGTGGATATAGATGCGTTTGTGACAGGCGTTGAGATAAAATGA
- a CDS encoding DUF1846 domain-containing protein produces MKIGFDHTKYLEEQSKYILERVNNYDKLYLEFGGKLLFDLHAKRVLPGFDENAKIKVLHKLKDKLEVVICVYAGDIERNKIRGDFGITYDMEVFRLIDDLRENELQVNSVVITRYNDQPATTLFINKLERRGIKVYKHRATKGYPTDIDIIVSDEGYGANPYIETTKPIVVVTAPGPGSGKLATCLSQLYHEYRRGKQAGYSKFETFPVWNVPLKHPLNIAYEAATVDLQDVNMIDPFHLEAYGETAVNYNRDVEAFPLLKRIIEKITGQESVYKSPTDMGVNRVGFGIIDDEVVKEASKQEIIRRYFKTGCEYKKGYVDYDTFKRTRLIMDELGLKEEDRRVVSFARKKLEDIKARANKCDCVGASAIAFELPDGTIITGKSSHLMDAASAAILNAVKHFAKINDEILLISPVILEPIMNLKDKTLQSKNVALNCEEILMALSICAATNPMAQVAMKNLVNLKGTQAHCTNILGKTDEQTLRKLGIDLTCDQVFPTENLYYNE; encoded by the coding sequence ATGAAAATAGGATTTGATCACACTAAGTACCTTGAAGAGCAATCTAAATATATTTTAGAGAGAGTTAATAATTATGACAAACTTTATCTGGAGTTTGGAGGAAAATTATTATTCGATTTACACGCTAAAAGAGTTTTACCTGGGTTTGATGAGAATGCTAAAATCAAAGTATTACATAAATTAAAAGACAAACTTGAAGTAGTAATTTGTGTATACGCTGGTGATATTGAAAGAAATAAAATCAGAGGAGATTTTGGTATTACTTACGATATGGAAGTTTTCAGACTTATAGATGATTTAAGAGAGAACGAACTTCAAGTAAATAGCGTTGTTATAACAAGATACAATGATCAACCTGCAACAACATTATTTATAAATAAATTGGAACGTAGGGGGATAAAAGTATACAAGCACAGAGCTACAAAAGGATATCCAACAGATATAGATATCATAGTAAGTGATGAAGGATACGGAGCTAATCCATATATAGAAACTACTAAACCTATAGTTGTAGTTACTGCACCAGGACCTGGAAGTGGAAAACTTGCTACTTGTTTAAGCCAACTATATCATGAATATAGAAGAGGAAAACAGGCAGGATATTCTAAGTTTGAAACATTCCCAGTATGGAATGTACCTTTAAAACATCCTTTAAACATCGCTTATGAAGCTGCTACAGTTGATTTACAAGACGTTAACATGATTGACCCATTCCATCTAGAGGCTTATGGAGAAACAGCTGTAAACTACAATCGTGACGTTGAGGCATTCCCACTATTAAAAAGAATAATAGAAAAAATTACTGGACAGGAATCAGTTTATAAATCTCCAACTGATATGGGAGTTAACAGAGTTGGATTTGGAATTATAGATGATGAAGTAGTAAAAGAGGCATCGAAACAGGAGATAATCAGAAGATACTTCAAAACAGGTTGTGAATATAAAAAAGGTTATGTAGATTATGACACTTTTAAAAGAACACGTCTAATAATGGATGAGTTAGGACTAAAAGAAGAAGACAGAAGAGTAGTTTCATTTGCTAGAAAAAAACTTGAAGATATCAAAGCAAGAGCAAATAAATGTGATTGTGTAGGAGCCTCTGCAATAGCCTTTGAACTTCCAGATGGTACTATCATTACTGGTAAGTCATCACACCTTATGGATGCAGCTTCTGCAGCTATTTTAAACGCTGTAAAGCACTTTGCAAAGATAAATGATGAGATCTTACTTATATCTCCAGTAATACTAGAACCTATCATGAATCTAAAGGATAAAACACTACAAAGTAAAAATGTTGCACTAAACTGTGAAGAGATTTTAATGGCATTAAGTATCTGTGCTGCTACAAATCCAATGGCACAGGTTGCAATGAAAAATCTTGTAAATCTTAAAGGAACACAAGCACACTGTACAAATATCTTAGGAAAAACAGATGAGCAGACTTTAAGAAAACTTGGAATAGACTTAACTTGTGATCAGGTATTCCCTACAGAAAACTTATATTATAACGAATAA
- the murI gene encoding glutamate racemase: protein MHNYYNIGVFDSGVGGTTVLKEIIDILPCENILYYGDSGNSPYGERTIEEIQQLSRNIVNFFITHSCKAVVIACNTATAAALDVLKKEFPLPIIGVISAGAKTAVHSTKNNSISILSTPFTALSKAYANEIAKISKEVRVYQEGCPQFCPMIEIGWETFEDRERILKEHMSNLSKSSDTLILGCTHYPIIRKDIEKYFSGTIVDPAKETALELKELLSKYNMLNRSNKKGKLKFFISGDRERFKLIAEQFLQFKIDKLYKVGK, encoded by the coding sequence ATGCACAATTATTATAATATTGGAGTCTTCGATTCAGGGGTTGGAGGAACAACAGTATTAAAAGAAATTATAGATATTCTTCCTTGTGAAAATATCCTTTATTATGGTGATAGTGGAAATTCTCCTTATGGGGAAAGAACAATTGAAGAGATTCAACAGCTTAGCAGAAACATTGTTAACTTCTTTATAACTCATAGTTGTAAAGCTGTAGTAATTGCATGTAATACTGCTACTGCTGCTGCTCTTGATGTTTTAAAAAAGGAATTTCCTCTGCCAATAATTGGTGTAATTTCTGCTGGAGCAAAAACAGCAGTCCACTCAACAAAAAATAATTCAATAAGCATCTTATCTACTCCTTTTACAGCTCTTTCAAAAGCTTATGCTAATGAAATAGCTAAAATATCTAAGGAAGTAAGGGTTTATCAGGAAGGATGTCCTCAATTCTGTCCCATGATTGAGATAGGTTGGGAGACATTTGAAGATAGGGAGCGAATTTTAAAAGAGCATATGAGTAATTTGTCAAAAAGTTCTGATACCCTTATTCTTGGATGCACACATTATCCAATAATTAGAAAAGATATTGAGAAATATTTTAGTGGAACAATTGTAGATCCAGCAAAAGAAACAGCTTTAGAGTTGAAAGAGTTGTTATCTAAATATAATATGCTTAATAGAAGCAATAAAAAAGGGAAACTTAAGTTTTTTATAAGTGGGGACAGAGAGAGATTTAAGTTAATTGCAGAACAATTCTTACAATTTAAAATTGACAAATTATACAAAGTGGGTAAATAA
- the gltS gene encoding sodium/glutamate symporter, whose product MFEYSFNMAETLAIAVVILLLGRWIKRKVSVLEKFFIPAPVIGGVLFSLLLLIGHSTGTFAFEFDAVLKNFLMIIFFTTIGFSASFELLKKGGIGVILFLICATILVILQDVVGVYLAKFFGLHPFIGLAAGSVPLTGGHGTSGAFGPVLEKAGATGAFSVAIACATFGLVAGCLIGGPIGRRLLTKYNLKPKEIENPENKDIIDMEKQLPVSEKTLFDGVVVIAISMGIGVYIPLLAQKYGLTLPPYIGSMLIAAVIRNIADKRRVILPMKEISIIGNISLSLFLAMALMSLKLWQLAELALPLIVILIVQTVMMGLFAYFVTFNVMGRDYDACVLATGHCGFGLGATPNAMANMEAFASSTGFSAKAFFILPLVGSLFIDFVNATIITFFMNIFG is encoded by the coding sequence ATGTTTGAATACTCATTTAATATGGCGGAAACACTGGCCATCGCAGTAGTTATTTTATTATTAGGTAGATGGATAAAAAGAAAAGTATCTGTTTTGGAAAAATTCTTTATCCCTGCACCAGTTATAGGTGGTGTGTTATTCTCTTTACTACTTTTAATTGGTCACTCAACTGGAACATTTGCATTTGAATTTGATGCTGTTTTAAAAAATTTTTTAATGATTATCTTCTTTACAACAATAGGTTTCTCAGCAAGCTTTGAATTGTTGAAGAAAGGTGGTATTGGAGTAATTTTATTCTTAATATGTGCTACAATACTTGTTATCCTTCAAGACGTAGTTGGAGTTTACTTAGCTAAATTCTTCGGACTACATCCATTCATCGGTCTTGCTGCTGGTTCAGTTCCATTAACAGGAGGACATGGTACTTCTGGAGCTTTCGGACCTGTATTGGAAAAAGCAGGAGCTACTGGAGCATTCTCAGTTGCAATTGCTTGTGCTACATTCGGTCTAGTTGCTGGATGTTTAATCGGTGGTCCAATAGGTAGAAGACTTTTAACAAAATATAATTTAAAACCAAAAGAGATTGAAAATCCTGAAAATAAAGATATAATAGATATGGAGAAACAACTTCCTGTCAGTGAAAAAACATTATTTGATGGTGTAGTTGTTATAGCTATCTCTATGGGAATTGGAGTTTATATTCCACTTCTAGCTCAAAAATATGGTTTAACTTTACCACCATATATCGGTTCAATGTTAATTGCAGCAGTAATCAGAAACATAGCAGATAAAAGAAGAGTTATACTTCCAATGAAAGAAATTTCAATAATAGGTAATATATCTTTATCTTTATTCCTAGCAATGGCTTTGATGTCATTAAAACTATGGCAACTAGCAGAACTTGCACTTCCATTAATTGTAATCTTAATAGTTCAAACAGTTATGATGGGACTATTTGCTTACTTTGTAACATTTAATGTTATGGGAAGAGATTATGATGCATGTGTACTTGCTACTGGACACTGCGGATTCGGACTTGGGGCTACTCCAAATGCAATGGCTAACATGGAAGCATTTGCTAGTTCTACAGGATTCTCTGCAAAAGCATTCTTTATATTACCACTAGTTGGTTCATTATTTATTGACTTCGTCAACGCAACTATAATTACTTTCTTTATGAATATATTTGGATAA